Within the Bacteroidota bacterium genome, the region GAGTGTGAAAATTTTTTTCATTGGGCTGTAAACCAAAAAAATTAATGAAATGTATAGTTAAAAAATTGACGGCGGTGACAGAAAAACTGCAAAACGGTGATTCCCTTAATTCTTTTTTAGGGCGATGACGCTGACATCATCATCGAATTTCATATTGGTGTATTCATTCATCCTGTTTTTAATGAATGTAACCGGATCGAGATGGGCAGGAATAAGTTCAATAAGTTTGAGAAGGTTCTCCTTGCCAAACTGAATTCCGGTCGGATCGCTCGCTTCTGTGATGCCGTCGGTATAGAGGAAAACAGAATCGCCGGGTGAGAGGGTAACGGAGGTTTCATCGTACTCGCCGTTTTCTGCAAATCCGAGGAGCAAGCCATTACACTGAAAAAACTGAGCCTGTCTTTTATATGAATCGTACCAGACCATCGGAAGATCTCCTGCACCTGAGTAGTTTACGATACCGGTTTTTTTATTCAGCAGAACGATCGACAAGGTGGCAAATACATCTGAAATCTTGTTATCATGGTAAATTGAAAGATTTACTTCCCTCAGAATTGAGCTGGCAGAAAGTTCCTTTGAATTCTGTAAAATGACGCGGACTGCACTCCTTATATAACCTGCGTAAGCAACGGCAAAATACCAGGCACCCCACTTCTTACCCATGACATCGCCGAGTATAAGGACGGTTTTTTCGCTGTCCACATCGAAGTAGTCGATGAAATCGCCTCCCGGGACACCACCAAAGGGTTGATGCCAGTGAGCGAGAGAGTATCCCTCGATTGCGGGAGGGGAGTCAGGCACCACCTTCAGACTTATGTTGTCCGCCGCCTTGTGAATTTCAGAGACAGCTTTTTCTCTCTCTTTCTCGAGGTCTTTTAAAAGAGCATTAACCTTTGCCACCAGAACTTTCGGACCTGAAGTTTTCACAACATAGTCGGAAATTCCGAGATCATACCCTTCGAGGATATCATCTTCCCCCGATTTGGCGGTGAGGAAAATGAACGGAATCTTCTGCACCAACGGATCTTCGAGCACCATTTTCCGGAACTCAAACCCGTTCAGATTCGGCATCATGATATCTGATATGATGAGATCAGGCAAAATCTGTCTGGCTTTGTGGAAACCTTCGAGACCATTGGAGGCGGTCTGGCAGTCGAATCCCTCCTTGTTCAGGCTGTATTGAAACAGTCTGGAGAGTGAAGTATCGTCGTCGACCAGTAGAATTCTGGCTTTAAAGGTTTTCTCAGGTTCAGGCATTATATCAGCTAAAGCTCTTTATTGCATCCGGTGTGTTATTGAAAGCTTCAAAAATTCTATACATCCTGGTTAACTCAAACATCGACTGGACTGCGGGTTGAAATCCAACGAGTTTAAGGTCGCCATGATGCTGGGTGATTTTTTTAAGTGTTACTACGAGGGCACCAAGGAAAGTAGAATCGATAAATTCACAAACCGAGAGGTCGACGATTAATTTTTTGCTTCCAAGGTCGATTTGACCGAGGAGTATTTTTTTAAATTCTTCAGCTTCGTTTAGTGTTGCTCTCTGAAGTGCTACGGCAACAACGACAACATCACCATTTTTTTCGACTTTAAAGTTCATTTATAACTCCTTTATTTAATTGTTTCAGGGTTGTTCGGGATTGATTCTGTATCTGCTCATAAGGCGGTAGATAGTAGCTCTTCCCAACTTCAATTTTTTTGCTGCTTCTAATATATTCCCTTTTGTCACTTTGAGTGCATGTCTGATTGCTTCCTCCTTTATTTTTTCGAAGGGAAGCACGACCGGGGAATTCAGGAATTTTTCGACGCTCGACTCCTCGACCGATGGTGTTGCCGATCTGATATGCATCGGCAGGTCTTCAACATCAATGGTATCATTTTCTGTGAGGATCAGGCAGCGTTCGATGGTGTTTTCCATTTCTCTCACATTACCGGGCCAGTCATAATCGAAAAGAAGTTTTAATGCCTTTGGAGTAAAGCCGAGGCATTTTTTATCGAGTTTACGGTTGAAGTGTTGCAGAAAATGCTCAGCCAGCACTATAATATCCCCTTTTCTGGCTCTGAGGGGAGGAAGATTGATCGGGAATGAATTCAATCTGTAAAAAAGGTCTTCACGGAATTCCTTGTTTTCAACAGCATGTTTCAAATCACGGTTGGTAGCGGAAATAATTCTGACATCGCATTTAATTGTTTCGGTACCGCCGACTCTTTCAAATTCCTTTTGCTGAATAACGCGAAGAAGTTTGGACTGGAGAGATATATCCATTTCACCAACTTCATCGAGGAAGATTGTTCCTTTGTTTGCAAGTTCAAATTTCCCCATTTTTCTTTGGTGAGCTCCGGTGAA harbors:
- a CDS encoding SpoIIE family protein phosphatase; amino-acid sequence: MPEPEKTFKARILLVDDDTSLSRLFQYSLNKEGFDCQTASNGLEGFHKARQILPDLIISDIMMPNLNGFEFRKMVLEDPLVQKIPFIFLTAKSGEDDILEGYDLGISDYVVKTSGPKVLVAKVNALLKDLEKEREKAVSEIHKAADNISLKVVPDSPPAIEGYSLAHWHQPFGGVPGGDFIDYFDVDSEKTVLILGDVMGKKWGAWYFAVAYAGYIRSAVRVILQNSKELSASSILREVNLSIYHDNKISDVFATLSIVLLNKKTGIVNYSGAGDLPMVWYDSYKRQAQFFQCNGLLLGFAENGEYDETSVTLSPGDSVFLYTDGITEASDPTGIQFGKENLLKLIELIPAHLDPVTFIKNRMNEYTNMKFDDDVSVIALKKN
- a CDS encoding STAS domain-containing protein; this translates as MNFKVEKNGDVVVVAVALQRATLNEAEEFKKILLGQIDLGSKKLIVDLSVCEFIDSTFLGALVVTLKKITQHHGDLKLVGFQPAVQSMFELTRMYRIFEAFNNTPDAIKSFS
- a CDS encoding sigma-54 dependent transcriptional regulator, which codes for MDKLIFVVDDQAPILRLLTYWVSEKWNYKVKTFDNAEEMLASLSMKPDLILLDIMLPGISGIEALAEVKKFDSKLPVIILSAQGRVDVALEALRIGAYDYFPKPIDTQRLEPAIRNALKNYDLEKELEKVRENVTQTYSFSNIISADGKMQDVFKMVTKVLDNDITVLIHGESGTGKELIAKAIHYNGIRKSYPFVVVNCASIPRDLMESELFGHEKGSFTGAHQRKMGKFELANKGTIFLDEVGEMDISLQSKLLRVIQQKEFERVGGTETIKCDVRIISATNRDLKHAVENKEFREDLFYRLNSFPINLPPLRARKGDIIVLAEHFLQHFNRKLDKKCLGFTPKALKLLFDYDWPGNVREMENTIERCLILTENDTIDVEDLPMHIRSATPSVEESSVEKFLNSPVVLPFEKIKEEAIRHALKVTKGNILEAAKKLKLGRATIYRLMSRYRINPEQP